In Papio anubis isolate 15944 chromosome 20, Panubis1.0, whole genome shotgun sequence, the genomic window cagcactttgggaggctaaggcagacggatcacttgaggtcaggtgtttgagaccagcctggccaacatggtgaaaccaaaaatacaaaaattagctgggtgtggtggcgcgcgcctgtaatcctagctactcgggaggctgaggcaggggaattgcttgaacccaggaggtagaggttgcagtgagtggagattgcaccgatgcactccagcctgggtgacaaagcaagactctgtgccggaaaaaaaaaaaaaaaaaaatccccttttcCAGATGGGCAAAACTGAGGCCTAAAGGTCAAAAGTCACTTGGCATAGATGGGATACCCAGGGGCTCTgcaggcaggtgtgtgtgtggtggcttGGGATGGGAAAGTTCTCAGCTGACTGGCTCTCCCCACCACCTGCACCCTTCAGGACCCCCCGGACACCCGGTTCTATGCAGAATCTTCCCTACCACAGGCAGGACCCTGGAGAGTTTCTACACTCCCTTCGGGAACCCCACAGTTCCCCGCTGTGGTCCCTGGACCATCGCTGGAGGCGGCCCGAGCTCACATACTGGCTTTGGGGCCacagcagctgctggcccaggatGAGGAGGGGGACACGTGAGTATAGGGGATGGGGTTGTCTGCAGACTCTTGGCTTGGCGGGGGCTGTTCTCACGCCTGTCCCCCGTCTGTCCTCAGGCTCCTTCACCTGTTTGCGGCTCGAGGGCTGCGCTGGGCGGCGTATGCTGCGGCTGAGGTGCTCCAGGTGTACCGGCGTCTTGACATTCGTGAGCATAAGGGCAAGGTGAGGCCTGGGGCCTGAActctcctgggttcaggggaGGAGGGAGCCTGGGGCCTGGACCCCTGGATCCTAGAGAAGAGGGGAATCAGGGGTTAGCTCCTGGGGCTGAGGGGAGACGGGGCTGGGAGCCTGGTTTTCCGACAGGAGGGAACCAGGAGCCCAGCCTGACCTGTCCTGTGACTTGCAGACCCCTCTCCTGGTGGCGGCTGCTGCCAACCAGCCCCTGATTGTGGAGGATCTGctgaacctgggagcagagccCAACGCCACTGACCATCAGGGACGTTCGGTCTTGCACGTGGCCGCTACCTACGGGCTCCCAGGAGTTCTCTTGGTACGGCCAACTGGCAGGCAGGGGTTCGTCTGGGGGGTAGACTGGTTGCCCGGATTTTGGCTTCCAGGGTCAGGAGGCCAGGGGATAACTTTACCCAGCActctgtcttctcttcctcccagGCTGTGCTTAACTCCGGGGTCCAGGTTGACCTGGAAGCCAGAGACTTCGAGGGTAAGTTGGGTGTAGGGAGGGCTGGTGTGGTTGGTATGACTGGGCGAGCTGGGTGCAACAGATGCAAGTCCCTCACTGTCTCCATTCTGCAGGCCTCACCCCGCTCCACACGGCCATCCTGGCCCTTAACGTTGCTATGCGCCCTTCTGACCTCTGCCCCCGGGTGCTGAGCACGCAGGCCCGAGACAGACTGGATTGTGTCcacatgttgctgcaaatgggtGCTAATCACACCAGCCAGGTGAGCTGGGATGTGGGCGGTCGGTCCCTGGGAGACTGTGTGGAATGGGGCCACTTTGATGTCCGGGAGCTCCAGACAAATGCTGACTTTGCCTCTTCTTTGCTGCATGCCCTTGAACATgttacttcacttctctgtgccttggggctttttggttgtttgtttgttttgagagggagttttgctgttgttgccctggctggagtgcaatgatgtgatctcggctcactgcaacctccgtttcccgggttcaagtgattctcctgcctcagcctcccgagtagctgggattacaggcatgagccaccatgtctggctaagtttttgtgtttttagtagagacggggtttctccatgttggtcctgctggtcttgaactcctgacctcaggtgatccacctgccttggcctcccaaagtgctgggattacaggcgggagccaccacgccctgcagggttttgtcgttgttgttgttattgttatttgtttgttttgtttgtttgttgagacagggtctcactctgtcgtccaggctagagtgcagtggtgcaatctcgtctcacagccacctctatctcccaggttcaagcgattctcctgccttagcctcctgagtagctgggactgtaggcgcatgccaccatgcctggcaattttttttttttttttgtattttagtagaggtgggctttcatcgtgttggccaggctggtctcaaactcctgacctcaaatgatccccccaccttggcctcccaaagtgctgggattacaggcatgagccaccatacccggcccctAGTTGTTAACTGGGAATAATATTACTGACCTTAGGGTATGTTATCAAGCACTTAGTTTTCATTCATCAAGCACTGAGTTTCAGATTAGCTTATTGAAACCTCACAAACACCCTTTGACATGTGTactctttctattttctctattttactgataaggaaactgaggcacgggaaatcaaaaatcttttttttttctttttgagacagagttttgctcttgtcgcccaggctggagtgcaatggtgcaatctcggctcactgcaacctccgcctcctgggttcaagcgattctcctgtgtcagcctcccgagtagctgggattacaggttcccaccaccacacccagctaattttgtatttttagtagagacagggtttctccatgttggccaggctggtctcgaactcctgacctcaggtgatcgtcctgccttggcctcccaaagtgctgggattacaagcgtgagccactgcacctggcctcaaaaatctttttgagacagggtctcactctgtcactcaggctggagtgcagtggcatgatcacagcttattgcagccttgaccttgtgcacttaagtgatcctcccacctcagcctcccaagtaactgtgatcacaagcatgcaccaccacccctggctacttttttgtagaggtaaggtctaactatgttggccaggcaggtctcaaactcctgagctcaagcaatccttccacctctgcctctgaaagtgctgggattacagttgtgatccactgcacccagcctaaaaaatCTTACAGCTTGTGAATGTCAGAGATGGAATTAGAACCCAGGTAGTCTGACTTTAGGACCTAGCTTTTAATTATGTTCTATTCCTTTCTTGTGACAGTAGCTCCTTCATAGGCTGGCTGAGATAATTAAACATccacaaaaaatgtttatttatttattgagatggaatctcactctgtcacccaagctggagtgcagtggtgtgatctcagctcactgcaacctctgtctcccgggttcaagcgatgcttctgcctcagcctcctgagtaggtgggactacagtcatgcaccaccacgcccggcgatttttttgtatttttagtggagacagggtttcactatgttggccaggctggtctcaaactcctgacctcaggtgatccgcccaccttggcctcccaaagtgctaggattacaggcatgagccaccacgcccagccaaaacatatttttttagtTAAAGAATATTGAACAccaataaaatatagaaaattgtaGAATGAACTCCTTGTGTCCAACATCAGTAACCAGCGACTCATGGCCAGCCTTGCCCCCATCCACTCTCTCACtgtcatgtgattttttttttttttttgacggatctcgctctgtcacccaggctggagtgcagtggcatgatctcagctcactgcaagctccacctccagggttcacaccattctcctgcctcagccccccgagtagctgggactacaggcacccgccaccatgcccagctaattttttgcatttttagtacagatggggtttcaccgtgttagccaggatggtctcgatctcctgacctcgtgatccgcccgacttggcttcccaaagtgctgggattacaggcatgagccaccacgcccggcctctcaCTTTCGTGTGATTTTTAAGCaaattcaaacacatttttttttcaataaatatttgtatatctttaaaGAATAGCGGTGTTTAGCAGAGTTAGCTAGATGGTGGGGATGGACTGTAGGAAGAACAGGCATGGCTGAGTAGAGACAAGATAAGGCATTATTAGCGGGGTCTGGAAATGAATGATGGCAATCTAGGCTCTTAATGGTTGCAAAGTAGAGCTAAGTGATCATTTGGGCAATACAGAGAAGGTGGAATTGATACTTTGgtaattcattcctttcttcacTCAGAATTTTGGACACGTATGATGTGGCTACCAGTGTGCTGTGATGGGGCATaaagttgctttttgtttgtttgttttttagagacagggtctggctttgtcacccaggctagagtgccatggtgCTATCACGaatcactgaagcctcgacctcccggcctcaagcattcctcccacctcagcctcccaagtagctgggactacaggcatgagccacctcacccggctaattgttttctattttttgtagagatggggtcttgctatgttgcccaggctggtctcgaactcttgggcccaagtgaccccccagccttggcctcccaagtgctgggattacaggtgtgagctgctgtgcccagctaCCTATCATGTTTTAATAAGAAAAGACCACTCTCTTGTACTTTTAGACATTACAATTTAATCGAAAAGAGAGGAGATGATAAGTAAACAAAGAACTGAACATAATTACAAATCGGGATGAGAGCTGCCTCGGAAATATAGGAGCTCCTAGACAATGAAAAGACTGGCTTTATGTTGGATGCGGGGCTCACGATGAAGGTCATTCTGAGGAAATTACATTTAAGTTGAGTGAGAGATGATGAAGAGGAAGAATTAACTGTGTGGTAGGGTTCTGGGAGAACTCAGAAATCAGGGAGTATTTCTCTGAAAACAGgacaaataaatttttctttctttttttttttttttgagatggagtctcgctgtcacccaggctggagtgcagtggtgcagtctcggctcactgtaaccttccgggttcaggtgattctcctgcctcagcctcccgagtagctgggactacaggcgtgtgctatcACACCCctctaagttttgtatttttagtaataataacaaataaatttaaaaaaaaataaagatggctgggtgcggtggctcatgcctgtaatccaagcactttgggaggcccaggtgagtggattgctcgagctcaggagttcgagaccagcctcggcaacatagggagaccgcatctctacaaaaaaatacaaaaattagctgggcttgttggcacgtgcctgtggtcccaggtactcaggaggctgaggtgggaggatcacctgaacctggggaggtcaaggctgcagtgagccatggtgttgccactgcactccagcctgggcgacagagcaagaccctgtctctcaacaacaacaacaatagtaataataataataaaagataagaactcttcccctgtaatcccagtgcttggggagcctaaggtgggaggatcactcgagcccagtaagttgaggctgcagtgagtcatggtcacaccactgcactccagcctgggcaacagagcgagaccccgtctcagaaaacaaacaaaaaaaataacttttatattttgagacggagtcttgctctgttgcccagactggagtgcaatggtgtgatattggctcactgcaacctctgcctcccacgttcaagctattcctgtgcctcagcctcccaagtaggtgggattataggcacgtgccaccacgcctggctaatttttgtatttttagtagagacggtttcaccatgttggccaggctggtctcaaactcttgacctcaagtgatccgcctgccttggcctcccaaagtgctgggattacagacacgagcccctgtgcccttcaaaaaaaaaaaaagaactttttaaacCTCAGTATCAttactctgtctttaaaaaattaaagattttcttGCAATACCAAATACCCTGGCTGTAGTCAGATTTGCTTTTGgctataaaatgataatttttttcattaaaaaataaatcaagatccAAGTAAGCACACATATTATGATGTTACATCTTTTCAAATCACTCTTAATCTAGAGCTTtggttttgtcttcattttttggaTGAGCAAACTAGGTGGTTTTGCCCTGTTATCAGcacataaaatgtttaacattcaTTATCATTTGCAAACTCCTTAAAGACACATAAAAAGGTTTCATTTTAGAAAAGGtcttttattttcccccaaatatgaTGGGAACAGCTCAATATTGTGGTGCAGTATTGCAATATTAGCTAGTCCACTGATGAATGCTGCCAACTCCTGTGCTTGTAGATAAAGTACAGTCTGTGTGGGTCGGGATGCAGTTTAATGTGTTGAATGGAGGGCAGGTAGCCAAGGCAGTTGCTTtgaagaactggaaaaagaatCTCTTTCCCAGACACTGGTGTGAAAATTGTCATAAGAAATGTACAGTTCTGGGAGGTGTATGGTGTGAATGGTACACCCTGAGACGGGTGTTGTGCAGTGCACAAGACATACAACTGAATAAGGCACTCTTGGTGGGGCTTGCAGAGGAGGGCCAGCatcctatttacttatttatttatttatttatttattttgagatagagtgtcactctgtcacccatgctggagtgtagtggcatggtcatggcccactgcagccttgaactcctaggctcgaatgatcctcctgcctcagcctcccaagcagctggggctacaggtgcgcaccagcacacctggctaatttttctattttttgtagagatgaggtcttgctgtgttgtccaggctggtctccagttcctggcctcaagtggtcctccttcttcagcctctcaaagtgctaggattacaggtgtgaaccactgcactccgccAAGGATCAGGGTGTCTAAAGGCTCCTGGATTCAGTGGGAAGGTGCGTGGGTGTGAGGCTGGCCCTGACCTCTGCCATTCCCCTCCCCCTAGGAGATCAAGAGCAACAAGACAGTTCTGCACTTGGCCGTGCAGGCTGCCAACCCCACTCTGGTTCAGCTGCTGCTGGAGCTGCCCCGGGGAGACCTGCGGACCTTTGTCAACATGAAGgtgggagctggggctgggaaGTGCAGTTTGTGTGGGTTACAGTAGAGGGGCAATGGGATGTTAGGGGTCCTGGGAGCTGTGGACATGGAGGGGACGATGTGTGGGATTTGCAGGGGAATGTGTAGGAAGCAGACATAGATTGCCCCGGAATGTGTAGGCCATGGACACAGGGATGCGTGCAGCGTGGCTGTGGCTGGGGGAGGTCTGGGATGTGAAAGCACAAGTACAGGACGTGGACAAGGCAGAAATTGAAGTGCAGTTTAGAGGTCTGGGCCAGCCGAGCCCAGATCCCCATCAGCCCTCCCCTTACTTTTCCAGGCCCACGGGAACACAGCCCTCCACATGGCGGCTGCCCTGCCCCCTGGGCCGGCCCAGGAGGCCATCGTGCGGCACCTGTTGGCAGCTGGGGCTGACCCCACACTGCGCAACCTGGAGAATGAGCAGCCTGTTCACCTGCTGCGGCCCGGGCCGGGCCCTGAGGGGGTGAGTAAGCACTGAGCCTGCCTGTAGAGTGGCCTCTGAGCTCTCGGGCGCGGGATGACCTCCCTGCCCACCCAGTGCTCACTTTCAGAGAATGACTTCTAATCTCGGAAGGTGACTTCAGCCCTCAGGCAACTCTGACTCTATAATGTGCCTCTGACCTCAATGTTTCATCCCTTACCCAAGAATGGTGACTTCTCTGATCTCTACCCCAACCCTGACCTCACAGTGTGACCTGTACTCCCAATCCTGAATCTTGCTTGACCTCAAGGTGTGACCTTTGATCCCCAAGTGTGACCTCCTGTCCCCTTCCCCTTAACCttggctcctgacctcagatgtgACTTTTGACCTCTTACCTGTTCCCTTCAATTCCCTCTCATTGCTCACCCCCAGGTGGGAACCCCCAGCCAGTAGCCCCTTTCCCTTCACTGAAGTTCTGCTTCCTGACCCTTTCTCAGTGTATGAACCCAGGTCTTGACCTTCTTcccacatctttatttttatttttatttatttatttattttgaggcagtgtcttgctctgttgcctaggctggagtgcagtggcatgatcacagctcactgcagcctcgagttcctgggctcagggatcctcccacctcagcctctctagttgctggaactacaggcaggcaacaccacacccagctaattttgttttttttttttttgagatgggatctcacatgttgtccaggctggtctcaaactcctggcctcaattgatcctcccaccttggcctcccaaagtgttgggatcacaggcatgaactatcactctcccagcctccttccctaatcttttttttttttttttttttttttttggcgacagagtcttgctttgtcacccaggctggagtgcagtggtgcaattttagctcactgcaagctctgcctcccaggttcacgtgattctcctgcctcagcctcccaagttgggactaaaggcacacgcgccaccatgcctggctaatttttgtgtctttggtagaggcggggtttcgccatggtggctgggctggtcttgaactcctgacctcaggtgatttgcccaccttagccccacaaagtgctgggattacagacgtgagccactgcacctggctcttcCAAAGTCTTGACTCTGGACCTCTGACCTGCAAATCCAATGGGCCCCGCTCAACCTCTCTTCTCTAACCCCTCCCTCTGCATGGCGTGCCTTCCCCACCTCTGCTTCCAACCTGACAgacttctctccctcttttgccTTGTCTACAGCTCCGGCAGCTGTTGAAGAGGAGCCGTGTGGCGCCGCCAGGCCTGTCCTCTTAGGACTCAAACCCAGACCCTGGACTGATTTTCCAGTCCCCACCGTCCTGCGGGACAGCCAGCGTATGCTAATGTTGCAAAACCATGATAATGTATGTGGAATATCCTGCCATTGGGGTCTTACATTAAAACCCCAGAATGGCTGCAGAGGGGTGAACAGGCCCCAATATTTGGGGTGCTGTGATACCCCTCTTCTACCCACAAGGAGCCCTGTTGATGATTTCTGTGAAATCGAGGCCCCTTGTTTGTTTCTGTGAAACACCCTGCACCCTTAGTCCTTTCCCCGCTGAGATCCTTCGGGTTCTCTCCCGTAACTCAGCTCTTCGTTCCCAGAAACCCAAATGTAATCCCCCTACGCGGTGCTTGGGGCATCAATACCGTCTCAATAAAGCTCTTACGATGGCCTCCTCGCCCTCCCCAGGACCCACACCCTTTGGGTCCTCACCCTGAGACAGGAGGGACCCTCTGAGATCAGGGACCCTTAGGTCCCACTGCTCTCTGATTCAGAACTCAGCTGGGCCCCGTTCCAGACCCCAGCATTCCTGGTCACTTTCTCCCTAATCTGAGCATCTCTCAAGCTCTTTATTAAACTCAAtttgggtcaggtgtggtggttcatgcctataatcctaacactctgggaggccgaggcgggtggatcagttgaggtcaggagtttgagaccagcctggccaacatggtgaaaccctgtctccactaaaaatacaaaaaaaattagctggacatggtggtatgcacctgtagtcccagctacttgggaggctgaggcaggagaattgcttgaacccaggaggtggaggttgcagtgagccaagattgtaccactgcactccagcctgggtgacaaagcaaaattctgtctcaaaaaaaaattaaaatgaaataaaaataaactcaatttgGACTAGAACCATTGTTGTCTGATCTCTGGGGGCACTGGCACAGGAGAGTGGCTGTGATGCCCGCTGAGGGGTCATATTGGGATGAATGTGCCTGAGGAGGGAGGACGTAGCAGCCACCATGGGTGCCAAGTCCATATCCCATCACCCTCACCCTGGTGACACAAGTAGGActggcctttgggaggccaaggtatgaggatcacttgaggccaggagtttgagaccagcctaggtgtCAGCCCCAAAATATTTGCCTTTGGGCAGTTTCAGACCACTGGTGTGGCTCTGCCCTGGTATGGGCGTGGCAAGTGTTGGAAGCCAGGGGGTTCGTGCCCACTTCCCACTCCAGCAGCCCTCGGCCAGTTACCGATAGGAGATGGTCCCCCACCTGTCTGTTGGGCTAACTTGGAAATGCATGGCCTCTGCGGGCTCCAGAGTTCCCCAGTGGATGAATCCCCAGTTCCCCACAGTGGTTTGGGCTTGATAAAATACCCTTTATCGTCTGctctctcttctctgtgtctcttcctgCCTCCCCTACCAATGTTCTCCATCCCTTCCAACTTTCCCTCCAATCCTTCCCTCCACAGCTGCTTTTGGAGAAACCCAAATTAAGACCTCTACAAAACCCCATtcttagccaggtgcagtggctcacacttaaaatcacagcactttgggaggccaaggtgggcagatcacctgaggtcaggagtttgagaccatcctggccaacatggcaaaaacccatctctactaaaaatacaaaaattagccaggcgtgttggcatgtgcctgtaatcccagctactcgggagactgaggcatgagaatcgcttgaacctggcaggcagaggttgcagtgagctgagattacgccactgcactccaatctgggcaacggagcaagactccgtctcaaaaaaaagaaacaaacaaaaaaacccaagactgggcgcggtggctcacgcctgtaatccctgcactttgggaggccaacgtaggtggaccacctgaggtcaggagtttgagaccagcctggccaacatgatgaaaccctgtctctactaaaagtacaaaagattagccaggtgtggtggtgggcgcctgtaaccccaactactcaggaggctgaggcaggagaatctcttgaacccaggaagcagaggtttcagtgagccaagatcgtgccactgcactccaacctgggcaacaagagcaaaactccgtctcaaaaacaaaacaaaacaaaacaaacaaacaaaccccaaagcccCAAACCCCATTCTCACAGCCTCTGCTCTGGCCTCTGCAATATAATCGCCCAAAGAGTCCCCATCCCAGAAAGTCCTCGAACCCATCATAGTCCCCGCAGCTAGGAACCTTTCATGAACCACAAACCGAATGTACATATTAGCACACTCCAGAGCTCTGGCCAGTGTCTCCACCCTAAAACTTAAGGCTTAAACCAACACccttttaattgtttcttttcttttttcttcttttttgagatcggagacagagtctctctcttgccaggctggaatgcagtggcgcgatctcctctcgctgcaacctccgcctcctgggttcaagtgattctcctgcctctgcctgccgagtagctgggattacaggcacccgccaccacatctggctaatttttgaatttgtttagtagagatggggttccagcatgttggccaggctggtctctaactcctgacctcaagtgatccgcccacctcagcctcccgaagtgctgggattacaggtgtgaaccatcgcaCCCAGCCCCTCTTAATTGTTTCTGACTGAAATCTAGGCCGGGTTCAGCTGGCTGTTTTGCTGTCTCCCTTTTGTTCCTTATGTGGATGCAGTCAACCTGAGGCCCAACTGGCCTGGAAATCCACGACGCCTTCACTCACATGCCTGATAGCTCAGCGGAGATACTGGAGCTTCCAGGAGTGGCCAAGAGTTTCTCCATGCAGTCCGGGAGGGCAGGTAGATCTCTTCACTTCAGATAATGGCTCAGTTCTCCAAGAGGGAGAGGTTCAAGGAGACAAGCTCCTGCTTGTATCATGCTCGTTGACATGTCATTGATCCCAGATCAGTGTGGGAGGCATTACACAAGGGTCTGAATATTGGGAGACAGAGTTATCTGGGGGCTGGGCAAggtgcctcactcctgtaatcccagcactctgggaggccgaggtggggggatcacctgaggtcaggggttggagaccagcctggtcaacatggtgaaaccctgtctctactaaaaatacaaattagctgggcatggtggccggtgcctgtagtcccagctacttgggaggctgaggcaggaggtttgcttgaactTGGAGATGGTTGTTGCAGTaaggtgagatcacaccactgaactccagccggggcaacagagcaagactccgtctgaaagaaagaaacaaggaagggaggaagcgaggaaaggagggagggagggagggagagaaggagtcATCAGGAGCTCCTGATGTTAGGTTTCCCATATCAGCTGTCTTATACCAGCAGGTATGTGCCCTCATATGTATTCACACATCGGCAGCGGGTCTAGGAAAATTTCCTACAAATATGCAGtatttcattgattctaagaAGAACTTGATTGagatggatgtggtggctcatgcctgtaattccagcacttttggaggcagaggtgggaggatcacttgagcctaggaatttgagaccagcaacCTAGGGAGACACActctaccaaaataaacaaacaaaaacaaatcagctgtgtgtggtggtgcacacctgtagtcccagctactttggaggctgaggcaggaggctcacttgagcccaggagttttatgctgcagtgaaccatgattgcagcactgcactccagcgtgggagacaGCACGACACTGTCTctaaagtaagtaaataaataataataataaaataaaaaattcagaaggaCTTAATTGGGATAATCTTATAGTCAATTGTGTGACATAGTTTatact contains:
- the NFKBID gene encoding NF-kappa-B inhibitor delta isoform X1, whose product is MGFPDWDPNTHAAYTDSPYSCPASAAESFLPPDFYPPSDPGQPCPFPQGMEDPPDTRFYAESSLPQAGPWRVSTLPSGTPQFPAVVPGPSLEAARAHILALGPQQLLAQDEEGDTLLHLFAARGLRWAAYAAAEVLQVYRRLDIREHKGKTPLLVAAAANQPLIVEDLLNLGAEPNATDHQGRSVLHVAATYGLPGVLLAVLNSGVQVDLEARDFEGLTPLHTAILALNVAMRPSDLCPRVLSTQARDRLDCVHMLLQMGANHTSQEIKSNKTVLHLAVQAANPTLVQLLLELPRGDLRTFVNMKAHGNTALHMAAALPPGPAQEAIVRHLLAAGADPTLRNLENEQPVHLLRPGPGPEGLRQLLKRSRVAPPGLSS
- the NFKBID gene encoding NF-kappa-B inhibitor delta isoform X3; translated protein: MEDPPDTRFYAESSLPQAGPWRVSTLPSGTPQFPAVVPGPSLEAARAHILALGPQQLLAQDEEGDTLLHLFAARGLRWAAYAAAEVLQVYRRLDIREHKGKTPLLVAAAANQPLIVEDLLNLGAEPNATDHQGRSVLHVAATYGLPGVLLAVLNSGVQVDLEARDFEGLTPLHTAILALNVAMRPSDLCPRVLSTQARDRLDCVHMLLQMGANHTSQEIKSNKTVLHLAVQAANPTLVQLLLELPRGDLRTFVNMKAHGNTALHMAAALPPGPAQEAIVRHLLAAGADPTLRNLENEQPVHLLRPGPGPEGLRQLLKRSRVAPPGLSS
- the NFKBID gene encoding NF-kappa-B inhibitor delta isoform X2; its protein translation is MGFPDWDPNTHAAYTDSPYSCPASAAESFLPPDFYPPSDPGQPCPFPQGMEAGPWRVSTLPSGTPQFPAVVPGPSLEAARAHILALGPQQLLAQDEEGDTLLHLFAARGLRWAAYAAAEVLQVYRRLDIREHKGKTPLLVAAAANQPLIVEDLLNLGAEPNATDHQGRSVLHVAATYGLPGVLLAVLNSGVQVDLEARDFEGLTPLHTAILALNVAMRPSDLCPRVLSTQARDRLDCVHMLLQMGANHTSQEIKSNKTVLHLAVQAANPTLVQLLLELPRGDLRTFVNMKAHGNTALHMAAALPPGPAQEAIVRHLLAAGADPTLRNLENEQPVHLLRPGPGPEGLRQLLKRSRVAPPGLSS
- the NFKBID gene encoding NF-kappa-B inhibitor delta isoform X4, encoding MKWMWVCLRGILDSQAFWREKLRRWECLLAEMKVSRGERSHCPTQTVKKLLEEQRRRQQQQPDAGGVQGQFLPPPEQPLTPSVNEAVTGHPPFPAHSETVGSGLSSLGLPMGFPDWDPNTHAAYTDSPYSCPASAAESFLPPDFYPPSDPGQPCPFPQGMEAGPWRVSTLPSGTPQFPAVVPGPSLEAARAHILALGPQQLLAQDEEGDTLLHLFAARGLRWAAYAAAEVLQVYRRLDIREHKGKTPLLVAAAANQPLIVEDLLNLGAEPNATDHQGRSVLHVAATYGLPGVLLAVLNSGVQVDLEARDFEGLTPLHTAILALNVAMRPSDLCPRVLSTQARDRLDCVHMLLQMGANHTSQEIKSNKTVLHLAVQAANPTLVQLLLELPRGDLRTFVNMKAHGNTALHMAAALPPGPAQEAIVRHLLAAGADPTLRNLENEQPVHLLRPGPGPEGLRQLLKRSRVAPPGLSS